A part of Cottoperca gobio chromosome 4, fCotGob3.1, whole genome shotgun sequence genomic DNA contains:
- the lnp1 gene encoding leukemia NUP98 fusion partner 1 produces MSLRLLPGFMDNDDDDDGNFTKWMSSYWGHGAEAAHSRDRKSSLRRSARTPADRRASLPTVSQLDAMKLSRLHAATMAASPSHVRTREEKGEVKPHQRARRVSSDENSRCKTAIQEKRISTIPELTESFEKRLLLRDKRVEALNDEDKLCLMCEEELLQSGGTRELHCGHRFHKEAGRRAEQRCRPRRGSEAAAWQVRGVSDERRSSEDGHISAENEPHAARRQLSLRRHR; encoded by the exons ATGTCTCTCAGGCTGCTGCCGGGCTTCATGGACAacgatgacgatgatgatgggAACTTCACTAAATGGATGAGCAGTTACTGGGGTCACGGAGCAGAAGCTGCACACTCCCGAGACAGAAAGAGCAGTCTGAGAAGATCTGCAAGAACCCCGGCTGATCGCAGGGCGTCGCTCCCCACCGTG TCACAACTAGACGCCATGAAGTTGAGCAGGCTCCACGCAGCGACTATGGCTGCCAGCCCGAGCCACGTGAGGACGCGTGAGGAGAAGGGTGAGGTGAAGCCGCACCAGAGAGCTCGCCGCGTCTCCTCGGACGAGAACAGCCGCTGCaagacagccatccaagagaaACGCATCAGCACCATCCCAGAGCTCACGGAGTCCTTTGAGAAGAGACTTCTGCTCCGTGACAAGAGGGTCGAGGCTCTG aatgATGAAGACAAGTTGTGCCTGATGTgtgaggaggagctgctgcagagcgGAGGAACAAGAGAGCTGCACTGTGGTCATCGCTTCCACAAAGag GCGGGCCGGAGGGCAGAGCAGCGGTGTCGGCCCCGCCGCGGCAGTGAGGCGGCGGCCTGGCAGGTGAGGGGAGTCTCGGACGAGAGGAGGAGTTCGGAGGACGGACACATCTCCGCGGAGAATGAGCCGCATGCAGCCCGTCGTCAACTGTCCCTGCGGAGACATCGCTGA